One stretch of Archocentrus centrarchus isolate MPI-CPG fArcCen1 chromosome 5, fArcCen1, whole genome shotgun sequence DNA includes these proteins:
- the quob gene encoding quattro, translating into MNPESLDLSIQSVLSALFPPFEATAPIVLSQLFRTIEERYHGDALQCLLDFLIPSKHVLESVQQAACAGYSDVVFRCEGWPLCLHDKTVIQLAPINPLLLRPGDFYLQVEPFGEQAARIVLKCLLEEGCREVEETPIPETSYPCIFTEDWLRDINEGRDGTPLSRCLLSTDQGVIKLPWAKIAIPEFLDKPKTMPTCQEALPEPKQISVPVHFNSSTLPVEATVLSANDRMSASLRPAACTSKLVKMQDKRGAPKSCSKPLIKPVGWVSPNTWDSHNYQEIAGDYVDLVDIDKGKELVDKQRDKLPNPTNSVLFQPVRPPPPVPLGNSVPCGCTLQYTGEHCTPRSQGKQGQQLTDEDLKCRYRDSYVAALTNPVTFEKGSVDLLAALEEVGLTEDGELKSKAKFGGQKVGNYCNHSKEVFSNEPFPCKQCCEPHLPTKSEPESLMKESPIILKSTPGLSHSQRVQTKLICHQSGHSAFVHPVSDVSSGTPDGDVEQNQKGKDVRPSGKHKIKVRSLSTVSETPIGRPLLYKLNNRSHSDICPETVTNLMHYKREVQLEETLKLETEKGLKKDSQPSRSETLSTTEGPGSKLHNLKTEKPSSPQAQLLSAGSDTQDPPQTEESSFKRISGLLELGIMSLPGSRDRTGRAVLEVHGDRTEWMSPLVSAQSVCELLLYLHSIPRKDVRELGMTLVINAKKKPPPLHLYKALLMAQEQALHAVHSIVMLMDKDTCPRPEKHPGLQMDLVTTMKALNKTVEASQLTSDFGGTFTYSHSEWLQFHQRLVSFMTDLRGADSLLQKAIKRVDKRSQMDTAQEVQQCIQEQKVLMKEVLEEARLVTLQREGGAFLARMKKEEFRFPQSEDYRDALESVTSLYNQVEEKLHTLVMRSNVSLQQLEFLFRLREMEAKISMAGMWFSTEGEQRLKDSYPTDDTLVCTEKALQDFHVFLSQSKEKQQNALILVREAEGIFGSSDSSIAKDIFQTLISTFRSNVEDFILRAEQLYKELDALVHVYTFCEKASALVKDCSHFLEQVEQGRYSAQSLNTLQMYEERLGGEFSIPHFQAVKAKACTVGSGASGAMRVWNAAWVQSQEVRQRLKEMQKKKKNIDKNQIQQTTAANPPGDYGKMEKEEKRSVIAEAEQSLAPQLSTSAAYLNHRDFKESKDKDSKALQLPERPDKIGENILDFPQVSNCHQESKLRPREHHSETDLRNVSSTKGGEELPLHQPLSRSLSEGSHVSPHLTSSPGFSPLSVSHKHCHSKTQSLEQYQQPIQNVPFSHNKRLWPGNLIRKSERDRNEGKGEGYIDSTRSPEDVRTPETLLTPTEINGSNVLKVQRIMEELLSTEREYVNALGYIREHYFPELERSDVPQDLRGQRGSIFGNLEKLHDFHRHYFLNELESCVNEPFRIGRCFLRHRENFALYALYSKNKPQSDSLLINHGQAFFKQKQLKLGDRMDLWSYLLKPVQRISKYSLLLQDMVRECDPGQMREIAELKAALEVIHFQLRHGNNLLAMDAIHHCDVNLKEQGQLIRQDEFLVTFRKKKCFRHIFLFHELVLFSKTRKTDVGNDTYIYKQSFKTSDIGMTQNTGDSGLCFEIWFRKRKSQDTYTLQAVNHEVKEAWTRDLERILWEQAIHNREVRLQERVFLGIGNKPFMDIQPSEAAINDRAINCVLMGRENRGLFSVGSCVSQDELPGVRPKSAGSRSSSSSSSSSGRGSLSPVGYLCGPKQRVTAGGLGGYASPPGGLEEDDLDHESESQNLLLDSSESSGESISGFSSSSQSYHSAIGGEVEENSPVITVKESVVAQPTEASSILAGSTKKTQPPVAPKPKSKHKPKDQSKNLPSGKVQSSGVGKSTDV; encoded by the exons ATG AACCCAGAGTCTCTGGACTTGTCCATCCAGAGCGTGCTGTCGGCCCTCTTCCCACCCTTTGAGGCCACGGCGCCCATCGTCCTCAGCCAGCTGTTTCGCACTATTGAGGAACGTTATCACGGTGATGCTCTGCAGTGTTTACTAGACTTCCTCATTCCCTCCAAACATGTACTGGAAAGTGTCCAACAGGCAGCATGT GCTGGATACTCTGATGTGGTTTTCCGCTGTGAGGGTTGGCCTCTGTGTCTCCATGACAAAACCGTCATCCAGTTAGCGCCCATTAACCCCTTGCTGTTACGTCCTGGAGACTTCTATCTTCAAGTGGAACCTTTTGGGGAACAAGCGGCACGCATCGTCCTCAAATGTCTTCTGGAGGAAGGATGTCGAGAAGTGGAGGAGACCCCCATCCCTGAAACTTCTTATCCCTGCATCTTCACTGAAGACTGGCTGCGGGACATCAACGAAGGGCGCGACGGGACTCCTCTGTCACGGTGTTTGCTTTCCACAGACCAAGGAGTTATTAAGCTGCCTTGGGCCAAAATTGCCATCCCAGAGTTTTTAGACAAGCCTAAGACCATGCCTACCTGTCAGGAAGCTCTTCCTGAGCCAAAGCAGATTTCAGTTCCTGTCCATTTTAACTCCTCCACCCTACCTGTGGAAGCCACAGTTCTTTCAGCAAATGACAGGATGTCAGCATCCTTAAGACCTGCAGCCTGCACTTCCAAACTTGTCAAAATGCAAGATAAAAGAGGAGCCCCGAAATCCTGCTCCAAGCCATTAATCAAGCCTGTGGGTTGGGTTTCTCCTAATACCTGGGACAGTCATAACTATCAAGAGATTGCAGGAGATTATGTAGACCTGGTGGATATCGACAAAGGAAAAGAGCTTGTGGATAAACAGAGAGACAAGCTTCCAAATCCAactaattcagttttgtttcaacCTGTCAGACCACCCCCACCTGTACCGCTTGGGAACAGTGTTCCCTGCGGATGCACCCTTCAGTATACAGGGGAGCATTGTACACCACGCAGCCAGGGAAAGCAGGGGCAGCAGCTTACTGATGAAGACTTGAAGTGCAGGTACAGAGATTCTTATGTGGCAGCACTAACAAATCCAGTCACTTTTGAGAAAGGTAGTGTAGACCTCCTGGCTGCCTTGGAGGAGGTTGGCCTGACTGAAGATGGGGAGTTAAAATCTAAGGCTAAATTTGGTGGTCAAAAAGTAGGAAACTACTGCAACCACTCTAAGGAAGTGTTTAGTAATGAGCCCTTCCCTTGCAAACAATGCTGTGAGCCTCACCTTCCTACTAAATCTGAGCCAGAAAGCCTCATGAAGGAGTCGCCCATTATTTTGAAATCAACCCCTGGTTTAAGCCATAGTCAGAGAGTTCAGACAAAACTTATTTGCCACCAATCGGGACATAGTGCTTTTGTGCATCCAGTATCAGATGTGTCCTCGGGGACCCCTGATGGCGACGTGGAACAAAACCAGAAGGGGAAGGATGTGAGACCATCGggcaaacacaaaattaaagtgaggTCTTTGTCCACTGTCTCAGAGACTCCTATTGGGAGGCCACTTCTCTATAAGCTCAACAACAGGAGCCATAGTGATATTTGCCCTGAAACAGTCACAAACTTAATGCACTATAAAAGAGAAGTACAACTTGAGGAGACTCTGAAGCTGGAAACAGAGAAGGGCCTGAAAAAAG ATTCCCAACCAAGCAGAAGTGAAACTTTGTCCACGACAGAGGGACCAGGCTCTAAACTCCACaatttaaagacagaaaaaccaTCCTCTCCACAAGCCCAGCTTCTTTCAGCAGGTTCTGACACTCAGGATCCTCCACAAACTGAAGAGTCTAGTTTCAAAAGGATCAGCGGTCTGCTTGAACTGGGCATCATGAGTTTACCAG GCAGCAGGGACAGGACTGGCAGGGCGGTGTTGGAGGTCCATGGTGATAGGACGGAGTGGATGTCCCCTTTAGTGTCAGCACAGAGCGTTTGTGAATTACTGCTCTACTTACATTCCATACCGAG gaaagaTGTTCGAGAGCTGGGAATGACTTTGGTCATCAATGCCAAGAAGAAGCCGCCCCCTCTTCACCTCTACAAGGCTCTATTGATGGCCCAG GAGCAAGCTCTCCATGCTGTCCACAGTATTGTCATGCTAATGGATAAAGACACTTGTCCACGACCTGAGAAACACCCTGGTCTGCAG ATGGATTTGGTGACCACTATGAAAGCCCTAAACAAGACAGTGGAAGCTTCCCAGCTAACCTCTGACTTTGGAGGTACCTTCACTTACAGTCACTCTGAGTGGCTGCAGTTCCATCAG AGACTCGTTTCATTTATGACTGACCTGCGAGGAGCTGACAGTTTGTTGCAAAAGGCCATTAAGAGGGTGGATAAGAGAAGCCAAATGGACACAGCTCAG gaagtgcaaCAATGCATTCAGGAACAGAAGGTTTTAATGAAAGAGGTGCTGGAAGAGGCGAGACTGGTGACTTTGCAAAGGGAAGGAGGGGCTTTTCTGGCCAGGATGAAGAAAGAGGAGTTCAGATTTCCACAGTCTGAGGACTACAG AGATGCTTTGGAGTCGGTGACAAGTCTCTATAACCAAGTGGAGGAGAAGCTTCACACACTGGTGATGAGATCTAACGTGTCACTTCAACAGCTGGAGTTCCTTTTCCGGCTAAGAGAGATGGAGGCCAAAATCAGCATG GCTGGGATGTGGTTCAGCACAGAAGGTGAACAGAGACTGAAGGACTCTTACCCAACAGATGATACCCTGGTGTGCACTGAAAAGGCCTTGCAGGACTTTCATGTATTTCTTTCTCAGTCTaag gaaaaacaacagaacGCCTTGATCCTTGTGAGGGAGGCAGAGGGGATTTTTGGGTCCAGCGATAGCAGCATTGCAAAAGATATTTTTCAAACTCTCATCAGCACTTTCAGATCCAATGTAGAAGACTTCATATTGCGTGCAGAACAGCTATACAAAGAACTGGACGCACTTGTGCACGTGTACACCTTCTGTGAAAAG GCATCTGCCCTGGTCAAAGATTGCAGTCATTTTTTGGAACAGGTAGAGCAGGGGCGTTACTCAGCTCAGAGCCTAAATACACTCCAAATGTATGAGGAGAGATTAGGTGGTGAATTCTCCATCCCTCACTTCCAGGCTGTGAAAGCTAAAGCCTGCACCGTGGGATCAGGGGCTTCAGGAGCAATGAGAGTGTGGAATGCAGCCTGGGTCCAGAGCCAAGAAGTCAGGCAGCGTCTTAAGGagatgcagaagaagaaaaaaaacatagatAAGAACCAGATCCAACAGACCACAGCTGCAAACCCTCCAGGGGACTATGGAaaaatggagaaagaggagaaacgCAGTGTGATAGCAGAAGCAGAACAGTCCTTGGCCCCACAGCTTAGCACCAGTGCTGCATACCTCAACCACCGTGACTTCAAAGAGAGCAAAGACAAAGATTCCAAAGCACTGCAGTTACCCGAAAGACCCGATAAAATTGGGGAAAACATACTCGATTTCCCACAAGTCAGTAACTGCCACCAAGAAAGCAAGTTGAGGCCAAGAGAGCACCACAGTGAAACAGATCTAAGAAATGTAAGCTCAACAAAAGGCGGCGAGGAGCTTCCATTGCACCAACCTTTGAGTCGGTCCCTAAGCGAGGGCTCACATGTGAGCCCTCATTTGACAAGCAGCCCTGGTTTTTCACCTTTAAGTGTGAGTCACAAGCACTGTCATAGTAAGACACAGTCACTGGAACAATATCAGCAGCCCATCCAAAATGTGCCTTTTTCCCATAACAAGAGACTTTGGCCAGGAAACCTGATCAGAAAATCAGAAAGAGACCGTAATGAAGGGAAGGGTGAAGGATATATAGACTCCACCCGGAGCCCTGAAGATGTCAGGACTCCAGAGACATTACTCACACCAACAGAAATCAACGGCAGCAATGTTTT GAAAGTACAGAGAATCATGGAGGAGCTACTGTCCACAGAGAGGGAGTATGTGAACGCTCTGGGCTACATTCGAGAGCACTACtttcctgagctggagaggtCAGATGTCCCTCAGGACCTCAGGGGCCAGAGGGGGAGCATCTTTGGTAACTTAGAAAAACTCCATGACTTCCACCGACATTATTTCCTGAATGAGTTGGAGAGCTGTGTGAATGAACCCTTCAGAATAGGACGCTGCTTTCTACGTCAT agAGAAAACTTTGCTCTGTACGCCCTTTACAGCAAGAACAAACCACAGTCTGACAGTCTTCTCATCAATCATGGACAGGCTTTTTTCAAG caaaagcagctgaagctgggTGATAGAATGGACTTATGGTCGTACCTGTTGAAGCCTGTACAGCGCATTAGTAAATACAGCTTGCTGCTGCAGGACATGGTGAGGGAGTGTGATCCGGGACAAATGCGAGAGATTGCTGAACTTAAAGCAGCCCTTGAGGTCATCCACTTCCAGCTTCGCCATGGCAACAACTTGCTGGCGATGGATGCCATTCACCACTGTGAC GTTAATCTAAAGGAACAAGGACAGCTGATTCGCCAGGATGAGTTCTTGGTAACCTTCaggaagaaaaaatgtttccgccacatttttctttttcatgaacTCGTTCTCTTTAGCAAGACCAGGAAGACTGATGTAGGAAATGACACATACATCTACAAACAGTCATTCAAG ACCTCTGACATAggaatgacccaaaacacaggTGACAGTGGCTTATGTTTCGAGATCTGGTTCAGAAAGAGGAAAAGCCAGGACACATACACACTGCAAGCAGTCAACCATGAAGTGAAGGAGGCCTGGACTAGGGACCTGGAACGGATACTCTGGGAACAGGCTATACACAACAGAG aggtccGTTTGCAGGAGAGAGTGTTTTTAGGTATTGGAAACAAGCCTTTTATGGACATTCAGCCCAGCGAGGCAGCGATCAATGATCGAGCCATCAACTGTGTACTGATGGGGAGAG AGAACAGGGGCCTGTTCTCTGTGGGATCATGTGTATCACAGGACGAGCTTCCAGGAGTGCGGCCAAAGTCAGCTGGTTCAAGGAGcagctcttcttcctcctcttcctctggacGGGGCTCCCTCTCTCCCGTGGGGTACTTGTGTGGGCCAAAGCAGAGGGTGACTGCAGGGGGCCTTGGAGGATATGCATCACCCCCTGGAGGCCTGGAGGAGGATGATCTGGACCATGAGAGTGAAAGCCAAAATTTACTGT tggACAGCTCGGAGTCGTCGGGAGAGAGTATCAGTGGATTCAGCAGTTCCAGTCAGAGCTACCACTCTGCTATTGGAGGAGAGGTGGAGGAAAACTCCCCCGTAATCACTGTTAAGGAGTCAGTGGTTGCTCAGCCAACTGAGGCTTCCAGCATTCTTGCAGGatccacaaagaaaacacaaccaCCAGTTGCGCCCAAGCCTAAGTCCAAGCACAAACCAAAAGATCAGAGCAAGAATCTGCCCAGCGGCAAG GTACAGAGCAGTGGTGTTGGAAAGTCCACTGATGTTTGA